One Dioscorea cayenensis subsp. rotundata cultivar TDr96_F1 chromosome 15, TDr96_F1_v2_PseudoChromosome.rev07_lg8_w22 25.fasta, whole genome shotgun sequence genomic region harbors:
- the LOC120277009 gene encoding protein JASON-like isoform X1: MGCFFACFRMKDENQRTNQMVSQSISTKNRDPLVSRHQLGSVFLAEEKENGSSCERVERSNLRDSFQKEDLIDNELKNEAKFLKSCGALLETPGEIRKASQRTVSHNPHEEKSSSNFHSWLPGTSLNKLLWDEPLDHHSSSPKKHVYEDSQSPGKVYGRSVNFEDKKQMSGSASPSHPESQAKQVGPKPLPSPYPTPLKLNDEMQTPGTVYPTKLENFGTGKNVRIRTQYLYPVLNPVENTSQWKALSGGSHLQVQSSEIIVQGRGPDAGENKQQLNKMHTLTPKDSKSSLSPGIASPIAKGNQNIEMSYDDKYVSCNSPSSVIPLLDNREKVFLRPNDEQLVVSSLSQWLKPLPANAERGKDHDTINENSHSGKSPSGDRPILGTVAAHWNEDEPSHISPKWWDGNGIPNSTNKYKEQDQKVKWHATPFEERLEKALSEEKLFPPRENLEAKIMEFDYEGEESDTAAS, encoded by the exons ATGGGTTGCTTCTTCGCTTGCTTTCGTATGAAAGATGAGAATCAGAGGACGAATCAGATGGTTTCTCAATCGATCTCCACTAAGAACAGA GATCCTTTGGTGTCGAGGCATCAGCTTGGATCGGTGTTTCTTGCTGAAG aaaaagaaaatggctCTTCTTGCGAGCGAGTAGAGCGTTCAAACTTGCGTGACAGCTTCCAGAAAGAAGATCTGATCGACAATGAACTTAAGAATGAG GCTAAATTCCTCAAGTCTTGTGGTGCTCTGTTGGAGACTCCAGGAGAAATTCGAAAAGCGTCTCAAAGAACAGTTTCTCACAATCCTCATGAAGAGAAGTCATCCTCCAACTTTCATTCATGGCTTCCTGGCACTTCATTGAATAAACTTCTCTGGGATGAGCCACTTGATCatcattcttcatctcccaAGAAGCATGTATATGAAGATTCTCAGTCTCCAGGGAAAGTTTATGGAAG ATCAGTCAATTTTGAAGATAAAAAGCAAATGTCTGGAAGTGCATCCCCCTCACATCCTGAGAGCCAGGCCAAACAAGTTGGTCCAAAGCCATTGCCCTCACCATATCCTACTCCATTAAAATTGAATGATGAAATGCAGACTCCTGGAACAGTTTATCCAACTAAACTAGAGAACTTTGGAACTGGGAAGAATGTGAGAATTAGAACACAGTACCTTTACCCAGTCTTAAATCCAGTGGAGAACACATCTCAATGGAAAGCGCTTAGTGGAGGTTCTCACCTGCAAGTTCAATCAAGTGAAATCATTGTTCAAGGAAGAGGTCCTGATGCTGGAGAGAACAAACAGCAGCTAAATAAAATGCACACTCTAACACCAAAAGACTCCAAATCATCACTTTCTCCCGGCATCGCATCTCCAATTGCCAAGGGAAATCAGAATATTGAGATGAGTTATGATGATAAATATGTTTCTTGTAACAGTCCAAGCAGTGTCATTCCATTGTTGGATAACAGAGAGAAAGTGTTCCTAAGACCGAATGATGAGCAGCTAGTAGTATCAAGCTTATCTCAGTGGCTGAAGCCTCTGCCTGCGAATGCTGAAAGAGGTAAGGATCATGACACTATCAATGAAAATTCTCACTCTGGAAAGAGTCCCAGCGGTGATAGGCCTATCCTTGGAACTGTTGCTGCACACTGGAATGAAGATGAACCTTCTCATATCTCACCCAAATGGTGGGATGGAAATGGGATTCCAAATTCTACAAATAAGTACAAGGAG CAGGATCAGAAAGTGAAGTGGCATGCCACCCCTTTTGAGGAAAGATTAGAAAAAGCTCTATCGGAGGAAAAACTTTTCCCACCAAG GGAAAATCTTGAAGCAAAGATCATGGAATTCGACTATGAAGGTGAGGAAAGTGATACTGCAGCATCTTAA
- the LOC120277009 gene encoding protein JASON-like isoform X2: protein MGCFFACFRMKDENQRTNQMVSQSISTKNRDPLVSRHQLGSVFLAEEKENGSSCERVERSNLRDSFQKEDLIDNELKNEAKFLKSCGALLETPGEIRKASQRTVSHNPHEEKSSSNFHSWLPGTSLNKLLWDEPLDHHSSSPKKHVYEDSQSPGKVYGRSVNFEDKKQMSGSASPSHPESQAKQVGPKPLPSPYPTPLKLNDEMQTPGTVYPTKLENFGTGKNVRIRTQYLYPVLNPVENTSQWKALSGGSHLQVQSSEIIVQGRGPDAGENKQQLNKMHTLTPKDSKSSLSPGIASPIAKGNQNIEMSYDDKYVSCNSPSSVIPLLDNREKVFLRPNDEQLVVSSLSQWLKPLPANAERGKDHDTINENSHSGKSPSGDRPILGTVAAHWNEDEPSHISPKWWDGNGIPNSTNKYKEDQKVKWHATPFEERLEKALSEEKLFPPRENLEAKIMEFDYEGEESDTAAS, encoded by the exons ATGGGTTGCTTCTTCGCTTGCTTTCGTATGAAAGATGAGAATCAGAGGACGAATCAGATGGTTTCTCAATCGATCTCCACTAAGAACAGA GATCCTTTGGTGTCGAGGCATCAGCTTGGATCGGTGTTTCTTGCTGAAG aaaaagaaaatggctCTTCTTGCGAGCGAGTAGAGCGTTCAAACTTGCGTGACAGCTTCCAGAAAGAAGATCTGATCGACAATGAACTTAAGAATGAG GCTAAATTCCTCAAGTCTTGTGGTGCTCTGTTGGAGACTCCAGGAGAAATTCGAAAAGCGTCTCAAAGAACAGTTTCTCACAATCCTCATGAAGAGAAGTCATCCTCCAACTTTCATTCATGGCTTCCTGGCACTTCATTGAATAAACTTCTCTGGGATGAGCCACTTGATCatcattcttcatctcccaAGAAGCATGTATATGAAGATTCTCAGTCTCCAGGGAAAGTTTATGGAAG ATCAGTCAATTTTGAAGATAAAAAGCAAATGTCTGGAAGTGCATCCCCCTCACATCCTGAGAGCCAGGCCAAACAAGTTGGTCCAAAGCCATTGCCCTCACCATATCCTACTCCATTAAAATTGAATGATGAAATGCAGACTCCTGGAACAGTTTATCCAACTAAACTAGAGAACTTTGGAACTGGGAAGAATGTGAGAATTAGAACACAGTACCTTTACCCAGTCTTAAATCCAGTGGAGAACACATCTCAATGGAAAGCGCTTAGTGGAGGTTCTCACCTGCAAGTTCAATCAAGTGAAATCATTGTTCAAGGAAGAGGTCCTGATGCTGGAGAGAACAAACAGCAGCTAAATAAAATGCACACTCTAACACCAAAAGACTCCAAATCATCACTTTCTCCCGGCATCGCATCTCCAATTGCCAAGGGAAATCAGAATATTGAGATGAGTTATGATGATAAATATGTTTCTTGTAACAGTCCAAGCAGTGTCATTCCATTGTTGGATAACAGAGAGAAAGTGTTCCTAAGACCGAATGATGAGCAGCTAGTAGTATCAAGCTTATCTCAGTGGCTGAAGCCTCTGCCTGCGAATGCTGAAAGAGGTAAGGATCATGACACTATCAATGAAAATTCTCACTCTGGAAAGAGTCCCAGCGGTGATAGGCCTATCCTTGGAACTGTTGCTGCACACTGGAATGAAGATGAACCTTCTCATATCTCACCCAAATGGTGGGATGGAAATGGGATTCCAAATTCTACAAATAAGTACAAGGAG GATCAGAAAGTGAAGTGGCATGCCACCCCTTTTGAGGAAAGATTAGAAAAAGCTCTATCGGAGGAAAAACTTTTCCCACCAAG GGAAAATCTTGAAGCAAAGATCATGGAATTCGACTATGAAGGTGAGGAAAGTGATACTGCAGCATCTTAA
- the LOC120277976 gene encoding proteasome subunit beta type-7-A-like has translation MAKVDADLPPKGGFSFDLCRRNEMLVKKGVTLPGFRKTGTTIVGLVFQDGVVLGADTRATEGPIVADKNCEKIHYMAPNIYCCGAGTAADTEAVTDMVSSQLQLHRYSTGRESRVVTALTLLKSHLFSYQGYVSAALVLGGVDVTGPHLHTVYPHGSTDTLPFATMGSGSLAAMAVFESKYREGLTREEGINLVAEAICSGIFNDLGSGSNVDVCVITKGKTEYLRNHLLPNPRTYVSSKGYSFVKGHTEVLSTKIIPLTEKEKVEVAAEGDAMEE, from the exons ATGGCAAAAGTTGATGCAGATCTCCCGCCGAAGGGTGGGTTCAGCTTCGATTTGTGTCGGAGGAATGAAATGCTTGTGAAGAAAGGAGTCACTCTCCCAGGCTTCAGGAAGACTGGAACTACCATTGTGGGTTTGGTTTTTCAG gaTGGTGTTGTTCTTGGAGCCGATACTAGGGCAACTGAAGGACCAATAGTTGCTGATAAGAATTGTGAGAAGATTCACTATATGGCACcaaatatatattgttgtgGTGCAGGAACTGCTGCTGACACTGAGGCAGTAACAG ATATGGTCAGCTCTCAGCTACAGCTGCACCGCTATTCAACAGGACGAGAATCAAGGGTTGTTACTGCCCTTACCCTTTTGAAGTCTCACCTTTTCAG CTATCAAGGTTACGTAAGTGCTGCACTGGTCCTTGGTGGAGTTGATGTTACAGGACCTCATCTTCATACA GTCTATCCTCATGGTTCCACTGATACACTTCCATTTGCAACAATGGGCTCTGGATCTCTAGCCGCGATGGCAGTATTTGAGTCAAAATACAGAGAAGGGCTTACT AGAGAGGAGGGAATAAACCTGGTGGCTGAGGCAATATGCTCCGGCATATTCAATGATTTAGGCAGTGGCAGCAATGTTGATGTTTGTGTGATAACAAAG GGCAAAACCGAGTATTTGAGGAATCATCTTTTACCAAATCCAAGGACCTATGTGAGTTCAAAAGGCTACTCATTTGTCAAGGGGCACACTG AGGTTCTGTCCACCAAGATCATTCCACTGACAGAGAAGGAGAAGGTGGAAGTAGCAGCAGAAGGTGATGCCATGGAAGAGTGA